The Streptomyces luteogriseus genome includes a window with the following:
- a CDS encoding bifunctional uroporphyrinogen-III C-methyltransferase/uroporphyrinogen-III synthase has product MSPTTLSAGPEHGHVTFLGAGPGDPGLLTLRAVEALASADVLVAEHEVLDVVRQHARQGVSEVHTDPDPSQDPAPGTGAPQLTVVDGTSTTVAAPAVRDAAHLVMEAARGGRRVVRAVSGDPGLDTYAAEEMLACAAAGVPFEVVPGIASAVGVPAYAGVPLRDAQGADVRFVDARTASDRCWTEVGASDGTVVVSTTLDSVAAAAGELVSAGRKPDTPMTVTVAGTTTRQRTWTATLGTIAQTLKQLKVLPSPEGGRPVIAVVGERSAAAQRDQLAWFESKPLFGWKVLVPRTKEQAASLSDQLRSYGAVPHEVPTIAVEPPRTPQQMERAVKGLVTGRYEWIAFTSVNAVKAVREKFEEYGLDARAFAGIKVAAVGEQTAKALIAFGVKPDLVPSGEQSAAGLLEDWPPYDPVFDPIDRVFLPRADIATETLVAGLIELGWEVDDVTAYRTVRASPPPAETREAIKGGGFDAVLFTSSSTVRNLVGIAGKPHNVTVIACIGPATAKTAEEHGLRVDVMAPEPSVHKLAEALADFGAKRRASAVEAGDPVTRPSERRPGARRRRSTT; this is encoded by the coding sequence GTGAGCCCCACCACCCTTTCCGCCGGTCCTGAACACGGGCACGTCACCTTCCTGGGTGCCGGACCCGGAGATCCGGGACTGCTGACTCTGCGCGCCGTGGAGGCGCTGGCGAGCGCCGACGTCCTTGTCGCCGAGCACGAGGTGCTCGACGTCGTACGTCAGCACGCCAGGCAGGGCGTGTCCGAAGTGCACACGGACCCGGATCCTTCCCAGGATCCGGCGCCGGGCACAGGAGCGCCCCAGCTGACGGTAGTTGACGGCACGTCAACCACCGTCGCCGCCCCCGCGGTGCGGGATGCCGCACATCTTGTCATGGAGGCCGCACGGGGCGGCAGGCGGGTCGTGCGTGCGGTGTCCGGGGACCCGGGCCTCGACACCTACGCCGCCGAGGAGATGCTGGCGTGCGCCGCCGCCGGGGTGCCCTTCGAGGTCGTCCCCGGCATCGCGAGCGCCGTCGGTGTGCCCGCGTACGCCGGTGTGCCGCTGCGCGACGCGCAGGGCGCGGACGTGCGGTTCGTGGACGCGCGGACGGCGTCGGACCGGTGCTGGACGGAGGTCGGGGCGTCGGACGGCACGGTCGTCGTGTCCACGACGCTGGACTCCGTCGCCGCGGCTGCCGGTGAGCTCGTCTCCGCCGGGCGCAAGCCGGACACCCCGATGACGGTCACCGTCGCCGGCACCACCACCCGGCAGCGCACCTGGACCGCCACGCTCGGCACGATCGCGCAGACGCTGAAGCAGCTCAAGGTGCTGCCCTCGCCCGAGGGCGGCCGGCCGGTGATAGCCGTGGTCGGTGAGCGTTCCGCCGCCGCCCAGCGCGACCAGCTCGCGTGGTTCGAGTCCAAGCCGCTGTTCGGCTGGAAGGTGCTCGTGCCGCGGACCAAGGAGCAGGCGGCGTCGCTCTCCGACCAACTGCGGTCGTACGGGGCCGTGCCGCACGAGGTGCCGACGATCGCCGTCGAGCCGCCGCGCACGCCCCAGCAGATGGAGCGCGCGGTCAAGGGGCTCGTCACGGGCCGCTACGAGTGGATCGCCTTCACCTCGGTGAACGCGGTCAAGGCCGTGCGGGAGAAGTTCGAGGAGTACGGGCTCGACGCGCGTGCCTTCGCGGGCATCAAGGTCGCGGCCGTCGGCGAGCAGACGGCGAAGGCGCTGATCGCGTTCGGCGTGAAGCCGGACCTGGTGCCGAGCGGTGAGCAGTCGGCCGCGGGTCTGCTGGAGGACTGGCCGCCCTACGACCCGGTCTTCGACCCGATCGACAGAGTGTTCCTGCCGCGTGCCGACATCGCCACGGAGACGCTGGTCGCCGGGCTGATCGAGCTCGGCTGGGAGGTCGACGACGTCACGGCCTACCGGACCGTTCGGGCCTCGCCGCCGCCGGCGGAGACACGTGAGGCGATCAAGGGCGGGGGCTTCGACGCCGTTCTCTTCACCTCGTCGTCCACCGTGCGGAACCTGGTCGGCATCGCCGGCAAGCCGCACAACGTCACGGTGATCGCGTGTATCGGCCCGGCCACGGCGAAGACCGCCGAGGAGCACGGGCTCCGGGTGGACGTCATGGCTCCCGAGCCGTCCGTCCACAAGCTGGCCGAAGCCCTGGCCGACTTCGGCGCGAAGCGCCGGGCGTCGGCGGTGGAGGCCGGCGACCCGGTGACGCGGCCGAGTGAGCGGCGGCCGGGGGCGCGGCGGCGGCGTTCGACGACCTGA
- a CDS encoding glutamyl-tRNA reductase translates to MSLLVVGLSHRSAPVSVLERAALSADAQVKLLQDTVAAEPATEAAVLATCNRIELYADVDKFHAGVAELSTLLAQHSGVGLEELTPYLYVHYEDRAVHHLFSVACGLDSMVVGEGQILGQIKDSLARAQDLHSAGRLLNDLFQQALRVGKRAHSETGIDRAGQSLVTFGLEQLARGGDVQQWARGKKALVIGAGSMSSLAAATLARAGVAEIVVANRTLDRAERLAQILMDGDDTDVAARAVPMESVPGELTRADVTVSCTGATGLVLTAESVAEAVEGRTPAPAAGPGEDGPGAPGGEPGPAAGSGAQRSGPSGTGLGSEDGCPLELSSVQGTAGFSVQGEAAVAGMAAADLEQHAAWVDNGSVGGAQRAAGGTARQGQTGTLDPAADTDAIAALAATVATVGRIPERRRPEPVEEPQRPEPVLFLLDLAMPRDIDAAVHRLAGVRLVDIESLAEASAGAPMAADVDQVRRIVSDEVAAFGAALRAAHITPTVVALRTMAADVVAGEIARLDGRLPGLDDKHRAEITQTVRRVVDKLLHAPTVRVKQLAAEPGGAGYADALRTLFDLDPETVAAVSRAEDSTTEKDRGPA, encoded by the coding sequence ATGAGCCTCCTCGTCGTCGGACTCAGCCACCGCAGCGCCCCGGTCAGCGTGCTGGAGCGGGCCGCGCTGAGCGCGGACGCGCAGGTCAAGCTGCTCCAGGACACGGTCGCCGCCGAACCGGCCACCGAGGCCGCGGTGCTCGCCACCTGCAACCGCATCGAGCTCTACGCCGACGTGGACAAGTTCCACGCCGGTGTCGCCGAGCTGTCCACGCTGCTCGCCCAGCACAGTGGCGTCGGCCTGGAGGAGCTCACTCCTTATCTCTACGTGCACTACGAGGACCGGGCCGTCCACCATCTGTTCTCGGTGGCCTGCGGGCTGGACTCGATGGTCGTCGGCGAGGGGCAGATCCTCGGCCAGATCAAGGACTCCCTGGCCCGGGCCCAGGACCTGCACTCCGCCGGCCGGCTCCTGAACGACCTGTTCCAGCAGGCCCTGCGGGTCGGCAAGCGCGCTCACTCCGAGACCGGCATCGACCGCGCCGGCCAGTCCCTGGTCACCTTCGGCCTGGAGCAGCTGGCCCGGGGCGGGGACGTACAGCAGTGGGCGCGGGGCAAGAAGGCCCTGGTCATCGGGGCCGGGTCGATGTCCTCCCTGGCCGCCGCCACGCTCGCGCGGGCCGGGGTCGCCGAGATCGTCGTCGCCAACCGCACCCTGGACCGCGCCGAGCGGCTCGCCCAGATCCTCATGGACGGCGACGACACGGACGTGGCGGCCCGCGCGGTACCGATGGAGTCGGTGCCGGGCGAGCTGACACGTGCCGACGTCACCGTCTCCTGCACCGGTGCGACGGGCCTGGTCCTGACGGCCGAGTCGGTCGCCGAGGCGGTCGAGGGCCGTACGCCCGCGCCGGCCGCCGGGCCCGGCGAGGACGGACCGGGGGCGCCGGGCGGCGAGCCCGGCCCCGCGGCCGGTTCCGGGGCGCAGCGCAGCGGTCCGTCGGGCACCGGTCTCGGCAGCGAGGACGGCTGCCCGCTGGAGCTGTCCTCGGTGCAGGGCACCGCCGGATTCTCCGTGCAGGGCGAGGCCGCCGTGGCCGGGATGGCCGCCGCCGACCTCGAACAGCACGCGGCGTGGGTGGACAACGGCTCGGTGGGCGGCGCCCAGCGGGCGGCGGGCGGTACGGCGCGGCAGGGGCAGACCGGCACGCTCGACCCGGCCGCGGACACCGACGCCATCGCCGCGCTCGCCGCGACCGTCGCCACCGTCGGGCGGATCCCCGAGCGGCGCCGGCCCGAGCCGGTCGAGGAGCCGCAGCGGCCCGAGCCCGTGCTGTTCCTGCTGGACCTGGCGATGCCGCGCGACATCGACGCGGCCGTGCACCGGCTGGCCGGGGTACGGCTGGTGGACATCGAGTCGCTGGCGGAGGCCTCCGCGGGCGCTCCGATGGCTGCCGATGTGGACCAGGTACGGCGTATCGTCTCCGACGAGGTCGCGGCCTTCGGGGCAGCACTGCGGGCCGCGCACATCACACCGACCGTGGTCGCTCTGCGCACCATGGCCGCCGATGTCGTGGCCGGCGAGATCGCCCGGCTGGACGGTCGGCTGCCCGGTCTCGACGACAAGCACCGAGCGGAGATCACCCAGACCGTGCGGCGCGTGGTCGACAAACTGCTTCACGCGCCGACCGTGCGGGTCAAGCAACTCGCGGCCGAACCCGGCGGCGCCGGGTACGCGGACGCGCTGCGGACCCTGTTCGACCTCGACCCCGAGACGGTGGCCGCCGTCTCCCGGGCCGAGGACAGCACCACTGAGAAAGACCGAGGGCCGGCATGA
- a CDS encoding HAD family hydrolase yields the protein MAALGWLTPRRRSATARSVLAGEASAEAARKSTQEAAGTTEEPQFPVHGDDQAAAFFDLDNTVMQGAALFHFGRGLYKRKFFETRDLAKFAWQQAWFRLAGVEDPEHMQEARDSALSIVQGHRVAELQSIGEEIYDEYMAERIWPGTRALAQAHLDAGQKVWLVTAAPVEIATVIARRLGLTGALGTVAESVDGVYTGKLVGEPLHGPAKAEAVRALAAAEGLDLGRCAAYSDSHNDIPMLSLVGHPYAINPDSKLRKHARRLDWRLRDYRTGRKAAKVGIPAAAGVGAVAGGTAAAIAMHRRRR from the coding sequence ATGGCCGCTCTAGGATGGCTCACCCCCCGTAGGCGCTCCGCCACGGCGCGGAGCGTTTTGGCAGGCGAGGCCTCGGCGGAGGCAGCCCGCAAGTCCACGCAGGAAGCCGCCGGCACGACCGAGGAACCGCAGTTCCCGGTGCACGGCGACGACCAGGCCGCCGCCTTCTTCGACCTGGACAACACCGTCATGCAGGGCGCGGCCCTCTTCCACTTCGGACGCGGCCTGTACAAACGGAAGTTCTTCGAGACGCGCGACCTCGCGAAGTTCGCCTGGCAGCAGGCGTGGTTCCGCCTCGCCGGGGTCGAGGACCCCGAACACATGCAGGAGGCCCGCGACTCGGCCCTCTCGATCGTCCAGGGCCACCGCGTCGCCGAACTCCAGTCGATCGGCGAGGAGATCTACGACGAGTACATGGCCGAGCGCATCTGGCCCGGCACCCGCGCCCTCGCCCAGGCCCACCTGGACGCCGGCCAGAAGGTGTGGCTGGTCACGGCCGCCCCCGTCGAGATCGCCACGGTCATCGCCCGCCGCCTCGGCCTGACCGGCGCCCTGGGCACGGTCGCCGAGTCCGTCGACGGCGTCTACACCGGCAAACTCGTCGGCGAACCGCTGCACGGGCCCGCGAAGGCCGAGGCCGTCCGCGCCCTGGCCGCCGCCGAGGGCCTGGACCTCGGCCGCTGCGCCGCCTACAGCGACTCGCACAACGACATCCCGATGCTCTCCCTGGTCGGCCACCCCTACGCCATCAACCCGGACAGCAAGCTGCGCAAGCACGCCCGCCGGCTGGACTGGCGCCTGCGCGACTACCGCACGGGCCGCAAGGCCGCCAAGGTCGGCATCCCGGCCGCGGCGGGCGTCGGTGCGGTCGCCGGCGGCACCGCGGCCGCCATCGCCATGCACCGCCGACGCCGCTGA
- a CDS encoding glutaredoxin family protein, translated as MADMSPLFRRRPPRDRLVTLIRKPGCHLCDDAQVVVEKVCGDLGVPWEQKDITEDRELHDQYWEQIPVVLVDGRQHTFWRVNEDRLRKALAD; from the coding sequence ATGGCCGACATGAGTCCCCTCTTCCGTCGCAGGCCCCCTCGGGACCGGCTCGTCACCCTGATCCGCAAGCCCGGCTGTCATCTGTGTGATGACGCACAGGTCGTTGTGGAGAAGGTGTGCGGTGATCTCGGAGTCCCCTGGGAGCAGAAGGACATCACCGAGGATCGGGAACTGCACGACCAGTACTGGGAGCAGATCCCGGTGGTGCTGGTGGATGGCAGGCAGCACACGTTCTGGCGCGTGAACGAGGACCGTCTGCGCAAGGCGCTGGCCGACTGA
- the hemC gene encoding hydroxymethylbilane synthase, with protein MTDTREPLRLGTRRSRLAMAQSGQVAEAVSRVTGRPVELVEITTYGDVSREALAQIGGTGVFVTALRDALLKGEVDFAVHSLKDLPTTQPDDLVVAAVPVREDPRDVIVARDALKFTDLPSGARIGTGSPRRMAQLNAYARSHGLDIATVPIRGNVDTRIGFVRSGELDAVVLAAAGLNRIGRGDEVTDFLSVDTVLPAPGQGALAIECTAGNADLIAALGELDDPFTRIAVTAERSLLAALEAGCSAPVGALADLLADGQIVKEMRLRAVVGTTDGTRMVQLSTTGPVPETHDGAMALGRELAAEMLAQGAAGLMGERAQ; from the coding sequence ATGACTGATACGCGTGAGCCACTGAGGCTCGGTACCAGGCGCAGCAGGCTCGCCATGGCCCAGTCCGGGCAGGTGGCGGAAGCCGTGAGCCGGGTGACCGGGCGGCCCGTCGAGCTCGTCGAGATCACCACGTACGGCGACGTCTCGCGCGAGGCGCTGGCCCAGATCGGCGGCACCGGCGTGTTCGTGACCGCCCTGCGCGACGCGCTCCTCAAGGGCGAGGTCGACTTCGCGGTGCACTCGCTGAAGGACCTGCCGACCACGCAGCCCGACGACCTGGTCGTGGCCGCCGTGCCGGTGCGCGAGGACCCGCGGGACGTGATCGTCGCCCGGGACGCGCTGAAGTTCACCGACCTGCCCTCCGGGGCCCGCATCGGTACGGGTTCGCCGCGCCGCATGGCGCAGCTCAACGCGTACGCCCGCAGCCACGGCCTGGACATAGCGACGGTCCCGATCCGCGGCAACGTCGACACCCGCATCGGGTTCGTACGCAGCGGTGAGCTCGACGCCGTCGTGCTGGCCGCCGCCGGACTGAACCGGATCGGCCGCGGCGACGAAGTGACCGACTTCCTGTCGGTCGACACGGTTTTGCCCGCCCCCGGCCAGGGGGCCCTGGCGATCGAGTGCACCGCGGGCAACGCGGACCTCATCGCCGCGCTCGGCGAGCTCGACGACCCGTTCACGCGGATCGCCGTAACGGCCGAGCGATCACTGCTCGCCGCCCTGGAAGCCGGTTGCAGTGCCCCTGTGGGGGCGCTGGCCGACTTGCTGGCCGACGGGCAGATTGTCAAGGAAATGCGCCTGCGCGCCGTCGTCGGGACCACCGACGGCACGCGCATGGTGCAGCTGTCCACCACCGGTCCCGTGCCCGAGACGCACGACGGGGCAATGGCGCTCGGTCGCGAACTCGCGGCCGAGATGCTCGCCCAGGGCGCGGCCGGTCTGATGGGGGAGCGAGCACAGTGA
- a CDS encoding redox-sensing transcriptional repressor Rex: protein MATGRTHRPATRSRGIPEATVARLPLYLRALTALSERSVPTVSSEELAAAAGVNSAKLRKDFSYLGSYGTRGVGYDVEYLVYQISRELGLTQDWPVVIVGIGNLGAALANYGGFASRGFRVAALIDADPAMAGKPVAGIPVQHADDLEKIIQDNGVSIGVIATPAGAAQAVCDRLVAAGVTSILNFAPTVLSVPEGVDVRKVDLSIELQILAFHEQRKAGEEAAASDGGVPTAAARSDSTDQGPDGDMPAVMPA, encoded by the coding sequence GTGGCAACTGGCCGAACTCACCGACCGGCGACCCGCAGCCGAGGGATTCCCGAGGCCACCGTCGCCCGGCTTCCGCTGTACCTCCGCGCTCTGACCGCGTTGTCGGAGCGCTCGGTGCCCACGGTCTCCTCCGAGGAGCTCGCGGCCGCGGCGGGAGTCAACTCCGCGAAGCTGCGCAAGGACTTCTCCTACCTCGGGTCGTACGGGACCAGGGGTGTCGGCTACGACGTCGAGTATCTCGTGTACCAGATCTCCCGCGAACTGGGGCTCACCCAGGACTGGCCGGTTGTGATCGTCGGTATCGGCAACCTCGGCGCCGCCCTCGCCAACTACGGCGGGTTCGCCTCCCGCGGATTCCGGGTCGCCGCGCTGATCGACGCCGACCCGGCCATGGCCGGCAAGCCCGTCGCCGGGATCCCGGTGCAGCACGCCGACGACCTGGAGAAGATCATCCAGGACAACGGTGTGTCCATCGGTGTCATCGCCACCCCCGCCGGTGCCGCCCAGGCGGTCTGCGACCGGCTCGTGGCCGCCGGTGTCACCTCCATCCTGAACTTCGCGCCGACCGTGCTGTCCGTCCCCGAGGGCGTCGACGTGCGCAAGGTCGACCTCTCCATCGAGCTGCAGATCCTCGCCTTCCACGAGCAGCGCAAGGCCGGGGAGGAGGCCGCCGCGTCCGACGGTGGCGTCCCCACCGCCGCCGCGCGCAGCGACTCCACCGACCAGGGGCCCGACGGGGACATGCCCGCCGTGATGCCGGCATGA